A region from the Catenulispora sp. MAP5-51 genome encodes:
- a CDS encoding MarR family winged helix-turn-helix transcriptional regulator, producing the protein MSDSTPGLNSEQLGAYFALMEVSSLLQYAVDEHLRADGDLSYVQFQILARLVDAPEGRLRMTDLADGVVYSRSGLTYQAGLLEKRELITRSSSPDDERSVIVTVTDAGRELIAHVLPGHVDRVRQLLIDPMADEDIATLSAVLGRVRQHMRAIPPRSAKPRAKRDRAT; encoded by the coding sequence GTGAGTGACTCCACACCCGGCCTGAACTCGGAGCAGCTCGGCGCGTACTTCGCGCTGATGGAGGTCAGCAGCCTTCTCCAGTACGCGGTGGACGAGCACCTGCGGGCCGACGGTGATCTGAGCTACGTGCAGTTCCAGATCCTGGCCCGTCTCGTGGACGCGCCCGAGGGGCGTCTTCGGATGACCGATCTGGCCGACGGCGTCGTGTACAGCCGTAGCGGGCTCACCTATCAGGCGGGGCTGCTGGAGAAGCGCGAGCTGATCACGCGTTCGTCGTCGCCGGACGACGAGCGCAGTGTCATCGTGACGGTCACCGATGCCGGCCGGGAGCTGATCGCCCATGTGCTGCCCGGGCATGTCGACCGGGTCCGGCAGTTGCTGATCGATCCGATGGCCGATGAGGACATCGCCACCCTCAGCGCTGTTCTGGGGCGGGTCCGTCAGCATATGCGCGCCATTCCGCCCCGGTCTGCCAAGCCCCGCGCCAAGCGCGACCGCGCCACCTGA
- a CDS encoding cysteate synthase, translating into MNSISANPSAHGTLTATRHYTLVCDLCGRSLEDDGVVLDCPASHPPALLRTSYAEEAFTPRPDRDGLFRYQDWLPVVRAGSDADAGRTAVYRSTALAGALGLGELWIAFNGYWPERGAALATATFKEFEAHAVLGRLPENQVVLTTASSGNTGAAFAWACSRTRTPAVLVVPGTGLRRLRFREELDPCVTLVVVEDGGYPDAIALAAAVGTLPPFQIEGGVKNVARRDGLGTVMLSAFEQMRALPTHYFQAVGSGTGAIAVLEAAKRLRAATCHDPLPRLMLCQNEPFTPIRDAWLQDPYPLDGEAPDRFRKALNDVVADELTNLAPPYSVTGGVRDALLDSGGDVLAADNDEVTEALTMFQALEGIDIEPAAGVAVAGLRAAAEQGKLDRDSVVLLNITGGGRARLAQEHRLVPARPALRVTRDALARLDETVAAIAAVAGA; encoded by the coding sequence ATGAACTCCATATCAGCGAACCCGTCTGCCCACGGCACCCTGACCGCGACGCGCCACTACACCCTGGTCTGCGACCTGTGCGGCCGGAGCCTGGAGGACGACGGCGTCGTCCTGGACTGTCCGGCCAGCCATCCGCCGGCCCTGTTGCGCACGTCCTACGCCGAGGAGGCCTTCACTCCCCGGCCGGACCGCGACGGCCTGTTCCGTTACCAGGACTGGCTCCCGGTCGTCCGCGCCGGCTCCGACGCCGACGCCGGCCGCACCGCCGTCTATCGGAGCACGGCCCTGGCCGGGGCCCTGGGCCTGGGCGAGCTCTGGATCGCCTTCAACGGCTACTGGCCCGAGCGCGGCGCGGCCCTGGCGACCGCGACGTTCAAGGAGTTCGAGGCGCACGCCGTCCTGGGCCGGCTGCCGGAGAACCAGGTCGTGCTGACCACCGCCTCGTCGGGGAACACCGGCGCGGCGTTCGCCTGGGCCTGTTCCCGGACCCGGACTCCCGCGGTCCTGGTCGTGCCCGGCACGGGGCTGCGCAGGCTGCGCTTCCGGGAAGAGCTGGACCCGTGCGTGACCCTCGTCGTCGTCGAGGACGGCGGCTACCCGGACGCGATCGCCCTCGCGGCCGCTGTCGGCACGCTGCCGCCGTTCCAGATAGAAGGCGGCGTGAAGAACGTCGCGCGCCGAGACGGCCTGGGCACCGTGATGCTCTCCGCCTTCGAGCAGATGCGGGCCCTGCCGACGCACTACTTCCAGGCCGTGGGCAGCGGCACCGGCGCGATCGCGGTCCTGGAGGCGGCCAAGCGCCTGCGTGCCGCGACCTGCCACGACCCGCTCCCCCGCCTGATGCTCTGCCAGAACGAACCGTTCACCCCGATCCGCGACGCCTGGCTCCAGGACCCCTACCCCCTGGACGGCGAAGCGCCGGACCGGTTCCGCAAAGCCCTGAACGACGTCGTCGCCGACGAGCTGACGAACCTGGCCCCGCCCTACTCCGTCACCGGCGGGGTCCGCGACGCGCTCCTGGACAGCGGGGGCGACGTGCTCGCGGCCGACAACGACGAGGTGACGGAGGCCCTGACCATGTTCCAGGCCCTCGAGGGCATCGACATCGAACCGGCGGCCGGCGTGGCCGTCGCGGGCCTGCGCGCCGCGGCCGAACAGGGAAAGCTCGACCGCGACTCCGTGGTCCTGCTCAACATCACCGGCGGCGGCCGCGCCCGGCTGGCGCAGGAGCACCGCCTCGTCCCGGCCCGGCCCGCGCTGCGCGTGACCCGCGACGCCTTGGCCCGCCTCGACGAGACGGTCGCCGCGATCGCCGCCGTGGCCGGGGCCTAG
- a CDS encoding peptidylprolyl isomerase: MTLHTNRGDIVIALNAAKAPHTVNSFNFLAGQKFFDGSRCHRLTTQGIYVLQCGDPTGTGTGGPGYQFQDENLAGATYPAGTVAMANAGPGTNGSQFFLVYKDTALPPSYTPFGTISSGLDVLTKVAAGGDDESNGAGDGHPKIDVVLTTVTVTAS, encoded by the coding sequence ATGACCCTCCACACGAACCGGGGCGACATCGTCATCGCGCTCAACGCCGCGAAGGCGCCGCACACGGTGAACTCCTTCAACTTCCTGGCCGGCCAGAAGTTCTTCGACGGAAGCCGCTGCCACCGCCTGACCACCCAGGGCATCTACGTGCTCCAGTGCGGCGACCCGACCGGAACCGGAACCGGCGGCCCCGGCTACCAGTTCCAGGACGAGAACCTGGCCGGCGCCACCTACCCGGCCGGCACCGTGGCCATGGCCAACGCCGGCCCGGGCACCAACGGCAGCCAGTTCTTCCTGGTCTACAAGGACACCGCGCTGCCCCCGAGCTACACGCCCTTCGGCACCATCAGCTCCGGCCTGGACGTCCTGACCAAGGTCGCCGCCGGCGGCGACGACGAGTCCAACGGCGCCGGCGACGGGCATCCGAAGATCGACGTCGTGCTCACCACCGTCACGGTCACCGCGAGCTGA
- a CDS encoding BTAD domain-containing putative transcriptional regulator — protein sequence MLGPLRVEAEGGAEQQAGRVPERLPRSPVLKGLLGVLLLAEGQRLSAGRLLDLVWDDQAKQVGLGALQTAVSRLRSWLGTFDDPDLVLDSDGSGYRLRLRPEAVDLGRFRRAVDRGDLAAAVALRREPVFADAVRVSHADPLLRTVEEDVRAAVLAWARAALEDGSPQAALPHLDALARDTPLDEPVQAARMRLLAADGRPAEALRLYQALRQQVVDELGVEPGAQVREAYSEVLAQDRDVRNAPPRPLPVPAQSQAQLSAAAVRCRTVAALPSCRRPPDRETKQA from the coding sequence GTGCTCGGACCACTGCGGGTCGAGGCCGAAGGCGGCGCGGAGCAGCAGGCCGGCCGGGTCCCCGAACGTCTTCCGCGATCCCCGGTGCTCAAGGGTCTGCTCGGAGTCCTGCTGCTGGCCGAAGGACAGCGGCTCAGCGCCGGCCGGTTGCTGGACCTGGTCTGGGACGACCAGGCCAAGCAGGTCGGACTCGGCGCGCTGCAGACGGCGGTCTCCCGTCTGCGCAGCTGGCTGGGCACGTTCGACGATCCCGACCTCGTCCTGGACTCCGACGGCAGCGGCTACCGGCTGCGCCTGCGTCCCGAGGCGGTCGACCTCGGCCGCTTCCGGCGGGCGGTGGACCGCGGCGACCTCGCCGCCGCGGTCGCGCTTCGGCGCGAGCCGGTGTTCGCCGACGCGGTGCGGGTGAGCCACGCCGATCCGCTGCTGCGCACCGTCGAGGAGGACGTTCGCGCCGCGGTGCTGGCCTGGGCCCGGGCGGCGCTCGAGGACGGCAGCCCGCAAGCTGCTCTGCCGCACCTGGACGCGCTGGCCCGGGACACCCCGCTGGACGAACCGGTCCAGGCCGCGCGGATGCGGCTGCTGGCCGCCGACGGACGGCCGGCCGAGGCGCTGCGGCTCTACCAGGCGTTGCGGCAGCAGGTGGTCGACGAGCTCGGCGTGGAACCGGGCGCCCAGGTGCGCGAGGCGTACTCCGAGGTCCTGGCCCAGGACCGCGATGTGCGCAACGCGCCGCCGCGGCCGCTTCCCGTCCCCGCGCAATCCCAAGCGCAGCTCAGCGCCGCCGCCGTCCGGTGTCGAACGGTGGCGGCGCTCCCATCCTGCCGACGGCCCCCTGACCGCGAGACTAAGCAGGCCTAG
- a CDS encoding tetratricopeptide repeat protein, whose protein sequence is MDIDLVTAVVRALGVDEPEVARWRQVCVRMHVKAKVGGVAGALRQLPANLATLTGRDSDVEQLLDIAAAAGGKATTVVVSAIDGMAGIGKTALAVHVGHLLAEQFPDGQLFVDLHAHSAGTSPRDSGEALGQLLQALGLDPRAIPPEVEERAKAFRNRLAGSRTLIVLDDAASEQQVRPLLPATAGCLVLVTSRNRLKALDDAHLLPLDVLDPGDAILLLRRHAGPGRIDDDAAAARIAELCGNLPLALRITAANLAHRRAWTLDHLEARLRAGLADLAAFDDGDRQVRAAFDLSYQNLTAAQQAMFRLLGLIPGPDCDVHAAAALLDTGLNEADTLLQDLTDRSLLAETAPGRYRLHDLLREYARTLAVAHESAKQRATALDRLLHYCAHTAQTASLAIARLPRAMPDGPAPAHAPDLTDPETARDWLRTEHPNLDDALAHARHLDHHTVALAAGMAEILLSEGPWTRALEVHQAAVEAAARLDRPAARATALNDLGRVRRLTGDSPGAADAFAQALEISQRIGDRLGEANALANLGQVRFRGWTTAGREDALTRALEIYRQIGDRLGEAVALTNLGRLQHMAGDFPGAADTLTRALEIFQRIGNRLGEANALNDLGRVGHQSADYPAAVDAHMRALEIFRQIGNRLGEANALNDLGCVHHQSGDYPAGVDAHSQALEISRQLGDRLGEAIALNDLGRVRCLAGDHPGATDAHTRAREIFRQLGDRDNEGWALTYLGQMHYLSGDFQAAADTHRQALEMLREVGNRFNEAWALNFYAATIAALGDRPQAFALYQQALAMNRELHKLDDEAISLEGIADHYLATGDPAQGLAYLNQALEIYRRLGMRADVERVQARLSELDA, encoded by the coding sequence TTGGACATCGATCTGGTGACGGCTGTCGTCCGGGCGCTCGGTGTGGACGAGCCGGAGGTGGCGCGTTGGCGGCAGGTGTGCGTCCGGATGCACGTCAAGGCCAAAGTCGGCGGCGTGGCCGGGGCGCTTCGGCAACTGCCCGCGAACCTCGCCACCCTGACCGGGCGCGATAGCGACGTCGAACAGCTCCTTGATATCGCGGCCGCCGCCGGCGGCAAGGCGACGACGGTGGTGGTCTCGGCGATCGACGGTATGGCCGGGATCGGCAAGACCGCCCTGGCCGTGCATGTCGGGCACCTTCTGGCCGAGCAGTTCCCCGACGGGCAGTTGTTCGTCGACCTGCACGCCCACAGTGCCGGCACCAGTCCTCGCGACTCGGGCGAGGCCCTGGGCCAGCTTCTGCAGGCCCTCGGTCTTGACCCCCGGGCCATCCCGCCGGAGGTGGAGGAGAGGGCCAAAGCCTTCCGCAACCGTCTGGCCGGCAGCCGCACCCTGATCGTGCTGGACGACGCCGCCAGCGAGCAGCAAGTCCGTCCGCTGCTTCCCGCCACCGCCGGCTGCCTGGTCCTGGTCACCAGCCGCAACCGCCTCAAAGCCCTGGACGACGCCCACCTGCTGCCGCTGGACGTCCTGGACCCCGGTGACGCGATCCTGCTCCTGCGCCGCCACGCCGGGCCCGGCCGCATCGACGACGACGCGGCGGCCGCCCGCATCGCCGAGCTGTGCGGAAACCTGCCGCTGGCGCTGCGCATCACCGCCGCCAACCTGGCCCACCGCCGCGCCTGGACCCTGGACCACCTGGAGGCACGGCTGCGCGCCGGCCTGGCCGACCTGGCGGCGTTCGACGACGGCGACCGCCAAGTACGTGCCGCCTTCGACCTGTCCTACCAGAACCTCACCGCGGCGCAGCAAGCCATGTTCCGCCTGCTCGGACTGATCCCCGGTCCCGATTGCGACGTCCACGCGGCCGCCGCGCTCCTGGACACCGGCTTGAACGAAGCCGACACGCTGCTCCAGGACCTCACCGACCGCAGCCTGCTCGCCGAGACCGCCCCCGGCCGCTACCGGCTGCACGACCTGCTGCGTGAATACGCCCGCACCCTGGCCGTGGCCCATGAATCGGCCAAGCAGCGCGCGACGGCCCTCGACCGCCTCCTGCACTACTGCGCCCACACCGCACAAACGGCGTCGCTAGCCATCGCGCGCCTGCCGCGTGCCATGCCCGACGGCCCGGCTCCTGCGCACGCCCCGGACCTGACCGATCCCGAGACCGCCCGGGACTGGCTGCGTACCGAACACCCCAACCTGGACGACGCGCTGGCCCACGCTCGCCATCTCGACCACCACACCGTCGCCCTGGCCGCCGGCATGGCCGAGATCCTGCTCTCCGAGGGCCCATGGACCCGCGCGCTGGAAGTCCACCAGGCCGCCGTCGAGGCAGCCGCCCGCCTCGACCGCCCCGCGGCCCGTGCCACTGCCTTGAACGACCTGGGGCGGGTGCGGCGCTTGACGGGCGATTCCCCCGGCGCGGCGGACGCCTTCGCGCAGGCTCTGGAGATCTCCCAGCGGATCGGCGACCGTCTCGGTGAGGCGAACGCCCTGGCCAATCTGGGCCAGGTGCGGTTTCGCGGGTGGACCACTGCGGGCCGGGAGGATGCTCTGACCCGGGCTTTGGAGATCTACCGGCAGATCGGCGACCGACTCGGCGAGGCGGTCGCCCTGACCAACCTGGGCCGGTTGCAGCACATGGCCGGGGACTTCCCGGGTGCGGCCGACACCCTCACCCGGGCCTTGGAGATCTTCCAGCGGATCGGCAACCGCCTCGGTGAGGCCAACGCCCTGAACGACCTGGGACGGGTAGGGCATCAGAGCGCTGACTACCCGGCCGCGGTGGACGCCCACATGCGGGCTTTGGAGATCTTCCGGCAGATCGGCAACCGCCTCGGCGAAGCCAACGCCCTGAACGACCTGGGGTGCGTACACCATCAAAGCGGCGACTATCCGGCCGGGGTGGACGCCCACTCCCAGGCCCTGGAGATCTCCCGCCAACTGGGCGACCGCCTCGGCGAGGCCATCGCCCTGAACGACCTCGGCCGGGTGCGGTGCCTGGCCGGGGACCATCCGGGTGCGACGGACGCCCACACCCGGGCCCGGGAGATCTTCCGCCAGCTCGGCGACCGCGACAACGAGGGCTGGGCCCTGACCTATCTGGGGCAGATGCACTACCTGTCCGGCGACTTCCAGGCCGCGGCTGACACCCACCGCCAGGCCCTGGAGATGTTGCGCGAGGTCGGCAACCGCTTCAACGAGGCCTGGGCGCTGAACTTCTACGCGGCCACGATCGCCGCCCTCGGCGACCGCCCCCAAGCCTTCGCCCTGTACCAGCAGGCACTGGCGATGAACCGCGAGCTGCACAAACTCGACGACGAGGCGATCTCCCTGGAGGGCATCGCCGACCACTACCTGGCCACCGGCGACCCCGCCCAGGGCTTGGCATACCTGAACCAGGCGCTGGAGATCTACCGGCGCCTCGGCATGCGCGCGGACGTCGAACGGGTCCAGGCCCGGCTGTCCGAGCTCGACGCGTAG
- a CDS encoding methylenetetrahydrofolate reductase, with protein MSHALLANAHDGGALLLGVVPPRLTTGPERVREIAEVTLARLNGLAVDGLALYDIDDESDRNPAERPFPYLPTMDPATYHAEYLAAWDRPAVIYRCVGKYTDAELRTWLGQADTSRVHSVFVGASSKAKDVRTSLPEAQALRRDVSPGLLLGGVAIAERHEEHLRLIAKQAEGCGFFISQVVYNTNAAKNLVSDYYYACHERGLAPSPVLFTLSVCGSVKTLAFLRWLGVDVPGWLANSLRHADDTLTESYEYCVATARDLTAFCRKLGMPFGFLIESVSNRRVEIEASAALAREVGVVLGRSDAGGAARTSNSK; from the coding sequence ATGTCCCACGCGCTCCTGGCCAACGCCCACGACGGCGGCGCGCTGCTGCTCGGCGTCGTGCCGCCCCGGCTGACCACCGGCCCGGAGCGCGTGCGCGAGATCGCCGAGGTGACGCTCGCGCGCCTGAACGGTCTGGCTGTCGACGGCCTGGCGCTCTACGACATCGACGACGAGAGCGACCGGAACCCGGCCGAGCGTCCCTTCCCCTACCTCCCGACCATGGATCCGGCGACGTACCACGCCGAGTACCTCGCCGCCTGGGACCGGCCGGCCGTCATCTACCGCTGCGTCGGCAAGTACACCGACGCCGAGCTGCGCACCTGGCTCGGGCAGGCGGACACCAGCCGTGTCCACTCCGTCTTCGTCGGCGCCTCGTCGAAGGCCAAGGACGTCCGAACCAGCCTGCCGGAAGCCCAGGCCCTCCGGCGCGACGTCAGCCCCGGCCTGCTGCTCGGCGGCGTCGCCATCGCCGAGCGCCACGAGGAGCACCTCCGCCTGATCGCCAAACAGGCCGAGGGCTGCGGCTTCTTCATCTCCCAGGTCGTCTACAACACCAACGCGGCCAAGAACCTCGTCTCCGACTACTACTACGCCTGCCACGAGCGCGGCCTCGCCCCGTCCCCGGTGCTGTTCACCCTCTCGGTCTGCGGCTCGGTCAAGACCCTCGCCTTCCTCAGATGGCTCGGCGTCGACGTCCCGGGCTGGCTGGCGAACTCCCTGCGCCACGCGGACGACACCCTCACGGAGTCGTACGAGTACTGCGTCGCCACCGCCCGCGACCTGACCGCCTTCTGCCGCAAACTCGGCATGCCCTTCGGCTTCCTGATCGAGAGCGTCTCGAACCGCCGAGTGGAGATCGAGGCATCGGCGGCGCTGGCGCGCGAGGTGGGCGTGGTGCTCGGCCGGTCGGACGCCGGCGGCGCAGCGCGCACTTCGAATTCCAAGTAA
- the dpgC gene encoding (3,5-dihydroxyphenyl)acetyl-CoA 1,2-dioxygenase DpgC, which yields MLAEPVAGIADVRLPLDAARRAVHEADESVRTLLAALPEPDRRSDTERTTAEQAKDRVRALRCAFLDTHVDAVYDELTSARTRYLRIDELAAAAAVRFPGLVPSRPDLDAERARPQSGKEGHEIDQGIFFSRVLGSPASGAHLLDAMLRPTARALELLPEYLETGRADLGPVRIRHDGGAARITMCGADCLNAEDARQADAMETAVDLALLDPRTQVGLLRGGVMSHPRYSGRRVFSAGINLKALHHGGIPLVDFLLKRELGYLHKILRGVLIDDPAQWRSRTVERPWVAAVDGFAIGGGTQLLLLFDHVLAAADSYFSLPAAQEGIIPGASNFRLGRSTGARLSRGLVLDSRRIRATEPEARLLADEVVEPEELDDAVERSLLRFRGTAVTANRRMLNLAEEPVDAFRRYMAEFALQQALRIHDEDVIGKVGRFCARGTVPS from the coding sequence GTGCTGGCCGAGCCGGTGGCCGGCATCGCGGACGTCCGGTTGCCGTTGGACGCGGCGCGGCGCGCGGTGCACGAGGCCGACGAGAGTGTCAGAACTCTGCTGGCTGCACTCCCCGAGCCCGACAGGCGCTCCGACACCGAGCGCACGACCGCGGAACAGGCGAAGGACCGTGTCAGAGCCCTGCGCTGCGCGTTCCTGGACACCCATGTCGACGCCGTCTACGACGAGCTGACCTCGGCCAGGACGCGTTACCTGCGGATCGACGAGCTCGCCGCCGCGGCCGCCGTCCGGTTCCCCGGGCTGGTGCCCTCGCGGCCGGACCTCGACGCCGAGCGTGCGCGGCCGCAGTCCGGCAAGGAAGGCCACGAGATCGACCAGGGCATCTTCTTCAGCCGGGTCCTCGGCTCGCCGGCCTCCGGCGCACACCTGCTCGACGCCATGCTGCGGCCCACGGCCAGAGCGCTGGAACTGCTCCCGGAGTATCTGGAGACGGGCCGGGCCGATCTGGGTCCGGTACGGATCCGCCACGACGGTGGTGCGGCACGCATCACCATGTGCGGCGCCGACTGCCTGAACGCCGAGGACGCACGGCAGGCCGACGCCATGGAGACGGCCGTCGACCTCGCCCTGCTGGACCCCAGGACACAGGTGGGTCTGCTGCGCGGCGGCGTGATGAGCCATCCACGGTATTCCGGGCGCCGGGTGTTCAGCGCCGGCATCAATCTCAAGGCCCTGCATCACGGCGGGATCCCGCTGGTCGACTTCCTGCTCAAGCGGGAACTCGGCTATCTGCACAAGATCCTGCGCGGCGTCCTGATCGACGACCCGGCGCAGTGGCGGTCCCGCACGGTCGAGCGGCCCTGGGTCGCCGCGGTCGACGGCTTCGCGATCGGCGGCGGCACCCAGCTGCTGCTGCTCTTCGACCACGTGCTCGCCGCCGCCGACTCCTACTTCAGCCTGCCCGCCGCGCAGGAGGGGATCATCCCCGGCGCCTCGAACTTCCGGCTGGGCCGCAGCACCGGCGCGCGCCTGTCGCGCGGGCTGGTCCTGGACAGCCGGCGGATCCGGGCGACCGAGCCGGAAGCGCGGCTGCTGGCCGACGAGGTCGTGGAGCCGGAGGAGCTCGACGACGCGGTCGAACGGAGCCTGCTGCGGTTCCGGGGCACGGCCGTCACCGCCAATCGCAGGATGCTGAATCTGGCCGAGGAACCGGTGGACGCCTTCCGCCGCTACATGGCAGAGTTCGCCCTCCAGCAGGCGCTGCGCATCCACGACGAGGACGTGATCGGCAAGGTCGGCCGGTTCTGCGCGCGCGGGACGGTCCCGTCGTGA
- a CDS encoding enoyl-CoA hydratase-related protein → MTGGEPPRVRCEADGGVLRVTIDRPGVLNAMDLRTHEELAAAWDAYEADDDLRVAVLTGAGRRAFSVGQDLRERARLDADADADADAHANADSDADADAADAAATAPSTFGSRGRPGWPRLTERFDLSKPVVARVDGYALGGGLELALACDVVITSDRSVFGLPEARLGLVPGAGGAFRLARQLPLKVAMGYLLTGRSMTAAEAFRMGLVNEVAPADRLDECVAQWTSDIGRSAPLAVRAIKEAVMRSLDMPLEDAFTASFPWEQKRRYSADAVEGPRAFAEKREPVWTGR, encoded by the coding sequence GTGACCGGTGGCGAGCCGCCCCGGGTCCGGTGCGAGGCGGACGGCGGCGTCCTGCGCGTGACCATCGACCGGCCCGGGGTGCTGAACGCGATGGACCTGCGGACGCACGAGGAGTTGGCGGCGGCCTGGGACGCCTACGAGGCCGACGACGACCTCCGGGTGGCGGTGCTCACCGGTGCCGGCCGGCGCGCCTTCTCGGTCGGGCAGGACCTGCGGGAGCGGGCCCGGCTCGATGCCGATGCCGATGCCGATGCCGATGCCCATGCCAATGCCGACTCCGATGCCGATGCCGATGCCGCCGACGCCGCAGCCACGGCGCCGAGCACCTTCGGCAGCCGCGGCCGGCCGGGCTGGCCGCGGCTGACCGAGCGGTTCGACCTGAGCAAACCGGTGGTCGCCCGGGTCGACGGCTACGCGCTGGGCGGCGGCCTGGAGCTGGCCCTGGCCTGCGACGTCGTCATCACCTCCGACCGCTCGGTGTTCGGCCTGCCCGAGGCGCGCCTGGGGCTGGTGCCGGGGGCCGGCGGGGCGTTCCGGCTGGCCCGCCAGCTCCCGCTCAAGGTCGCGATGGGGTACCTGCTGACCGGACGCTCCATGACGGCCGCGGAGGCGTTCCGCATGGGCCTGGTCAACGAGGTCGCCCCGGCGGACCGGCTGGACGAGTGCGTCGCGCAGTGGACCTCGGACATCGGGCGCAGCGCGCCGCTGGCGGTCCGTGCCATCAAGGAGGCGGTGATGCGCTCGCTCGACATGCCGCTGGAGGACGCGTTCACGGCGTCCTTCCCTTGGGAGCAGAAACGCAGGTACAGCGCGGATGCCGTCGAAGGCCCGCGGGCTTTCGCGGAAAAGCGCGAACCGGTGTGGACAGGACGCTGA
- the dpgB gene encoding enoyl-CoA-hydratase DpgB, with protein MTSTGVQTGTEVLRIDGAEPISADLLARVSRACDRAESADGRVVVHATGTPEGSWAQGLTVAQVNRWERAVRRLERLPAVTVAIVDGDCGGTALDLVLAADIRIATPAARLTVPLGGGATWPGMALFRLVRQGSNATAVRRAALFGEPIGALDALALHLVDDVTEDVTGALAAAEATRCVSGPELAVRRQLLADAATVSFEEALGVHLAACDRELRRLTAEPAR; from the coding sequence ATGACGAGCACAGGCGTGCAGACCGGCACGGAGGTCCTGCGGATCGACGGGGCCGAGCCGATATCCGCCGATCTGCTGGCCCGGGTCAGCCGGGCCTGCGACCGGGCCGAGTCGGCCGACGGACGGGTGGTCGTGCATGCCACCGGCACCCCCGAGGGCTCCTGGGCCCAGGGGCTGACCGTGGCGCAGGTGAACCGCTGGGAGCGCGCGGTCCGGCGTCTGGAGCGGCTGCCGGCGGTCACCGTCGCGATCGTGGACGGGGACTGCGGGGGCACCGCGCTGGACCTGGTGCTGGCGGCCGACATCCGGATCGCGACGCCCGCGGCGCGGCTGACCGTCCCGCTCGGCGGCGGGGCGACCTGGCCCGGGATGGCCCTGTTCCGCCTGGTCCGGCAGGGCTCGAACGCGACGGCGGTCCGCCGGGCCGCCCTGTTCGGCGAGCCCATCGGCGCCCTCGACGCCCTCGCGCTGCACCTGGTCGACGACGTGACCGAGGACGTGACCGGCGCGCTCGCGGCGGCGGAGGCCACGCGGTGCGTGTCCGGACCCGAACTCGCCGTCCGGCGGCAGCTGCTCGCCGACGCCGCGACCGTCTCGTTCGAGGAGGCGCTCGGCGTCCACCTGGCCGCCTGCGACCGCGAACTGCGGCGCCTGACCGCGGAGCCGGCGCGGTGA